The proteins below come from a single Octopus sinensis linkage group LG10, ASM634580v1, whole genome shotgun sequence genomic window:
- the LOC115216395 gene encoding serine-rich adhesin for platelets-like isoform X1: MESKFSDSTCLEKEFSQQDSSIEFSVVRSSSLLDFLNYSDCITQAEGEPAGSSLTETSAPVSSEHIFQQSNLRKQWIASVSILSFSLMVITITFIMVFLTHGEVITYLHMDVLNVRYHPAMKNKTSKQFKEISVPFCHEINRYIKSSYLSEIQKGCTLKNITKSHSYIGLGVLLAFKNSNKLSSPDQIRDIIISKSNLQLVNQKIYIKINRFLIPYKSLRVHLIKAVSSAAPFFIKETDNHLEFAVPNDVDENTTWNYHLQLSTNKNVTDQTSSVTMVSTEMITDANTETGIIHDSIKRQENSLKAAVTTPSWTSYTGVWGYRFLTAITSKSFDLQHSKELSDVFNFLHNKTPVEKSSDIFTNLTRNISEDITGLDVGKGHNNQSEITQVNLSITTLTPHRENNIDLRTKQENNSHESINVKTGINIKPSGSGWLAIPFQYLTRGSAQSKRNSSSINMNIKHKQQKSHKELPAEFGIINSNEAVTVQNYMANTDMNKDNSLRGSNNLVEITNNPFDLSEKNDSNIFKSTLIPVKTDKSSYKDYIGKQRNLNSDIKNIPVVTNSQRNVTDMLSDIIMGDNNSTLKLPVDTFDETTIRTSQPGTESGNKAIVSDLYLLSSSPNVTRNQLETEKIHIASGLSQDHPNAIISNSDSTTNPFKDMLSSMVNSTTNDRPKAPGMGNVNLTQNQTHMRNIGLKSTDESLFMQDVSITPLTNKYLNKSDYIDTTSRSSTNRDQQPVILQKVTTKRSQQDFIALQASTTNRILQAVVISESDRNRDQQGIITSQKPTTNWNQQIVGILQSNRDRAQQNVDTPQSTRNRDQQGIDTAQKPTTNVNQHVVDISQLNRDWAKQDVGSTQPTGNRDQLSGVTLHEFTTVKGQLVAVTQKSIIDLNQQDASLQMYTVTVTTPYHRTYTTVEPPPPQHSQGIVSPTIPITESNTDTTVWSQDLNLLKNTVKADNDNLTIRAGHRADFQIDNNIKKEQPTDSEEDIGVTTFMSAGFGWVKIPVNKTLPDNNIRNDTHYIFTKKGYKKPMKLSTVTESMKGSLLASIITNNTDRLTTNQNVDVTNTKPLHSFHPTQNSTATRLNVIKPVDSNVLASFAPEEELVTSKITEKNVIYMVNHDTSIVNPLEINANTNYNSITNTLNITTAFTPNITQRKVQHSASTESSPRSISTEIKHLQNVPTFGQNKSLTQKSLLNVTSDLLQVSSSKWSQDLTKTHPLHTSVPQFKSDTTQNVPTTSNQFISSPKFISDQQQFTNNSLNREAMTVSSPKPLTSINSFTTPNPPYMGLVSSSNQSVMKLKVTQNSIPDNVFGVKAVTATASSFTATQSSLEKKQKTSNS, translated from the exons ATGGAATCTAAATTCAGTGACAGCACTTGTTTGGAAAAAGAATTTTCTCAG CAAGACAGTTCCATTGAATTCTCTGTCGTCCGCTCCAGTAGTTTGCTCGACTTTCTCAATTATTCCGATTGTATCACTCAGGCTGAAGGTGAACCAGCAGGCTCAAGCCTTACAGAAACATCAGCTCCAGTTTCTTCTGAACATATTTTCCAACAATCTAATCTCCGAAAACAATGGATTGCTTCTGTTTCaattctgtcattctctctcatGGTTATCACAATCACTTTTATCATGGTTTTCCTTACACATG GTGAGGTCATCACATATCTCCACATGGATGTGCTCAATGTACGTTATCACCCAGCAATGAAGAATAAAACATCGAAACAGTTCAAAGAAATATCTGTGCCATTCTGTCATGAG ATAAATCGCTATATAAAATCAAGTTACCTGTCTGAAATTCAAAAGGGTTGCACTCTCAAAAATATAAC aaaatcTCACAGTTACATTGGATTGGGTGTCCTCCTTGCtttcaagaacagcaacaagtTGTCTAGCCCTGATCAAATTCGtgatattattatatctaaatcAAATTTGCAACTGGTCAATCAGAAAATTTATATCAAGATAAATCGTTTCTTGATACCTTATAAATCATTAAGGGTGCATCTTATCAAAGCAGTATCTTCTGCAGCACCTTTCTTTATTAAAG aGACAGATAATCACTTGGAATTTGCCGTACCAAATGATGTCGATGAAAATACCACTTGGAATTACCATCTACAATTAAGTACCAATAAAAATGTTACTGATCAAACCAGTTCTGTGACAATGGTCAGTACTGAAATGATAACTGATGCTAACACAGAAACAGGTATAATTCATGATTCCATAAAGAGACAAGAAAATTCACTTAAAGCTGCTGTTACTACACCCAGCTGGACAAGTTATACAGGAGTTTGGGGTTATAGATTCCTTACAGCAATCACAAGCAAATCGTTTGATCTTCAACACTCAAAAGAATTAAgtgatgtttttaattttctccacAACAAAACTCCAGTTGAGAAAAGTTCTGATATCTTTACAAATCTAACGAGAAATATCAGTGAGGACATTACTGGCCTAGATGTTGGCAAAGGTCACAATAATCAATCTGAAATCACACAAGTGAACTTGTCCATAACTACATTGACCCCACATAGAGAAAATAACATTGATCTCAGGACTAAGCAAGAGAACAATTCGCATGAATCAATCAATGTAAAAACTGGTATTAACATAAAACCTTCTGGTTCTGGTTGGTTGGCCATTCCTTTTCAGTATTTAACAAGAGGTTCTGCACAAAGCAAACGAAATTCATCAAGCATAAACATGAATATTaagcataaacaacaaaaatctcaTAAAGAACTGCCAGCAGAATTTGGGATTATAAATTCCAACGAAGCTGTAACAGTTCAAAATTATATGGCAAACACTGACATGAATAAAGATAATTCTTTGCGAGGATCCAATAATCTAGTGGAGATTACAAATAATCCATTTGATCTTTCTGAAAAGAATGACAGTAACATATTCAAGAGTACGCTTATACCTGTTAAAACTGATAAGAGTAGCTACAAAGATTATATAGGAAAACAGAGGAATCTTAATTCAGATATCAAGAATATTCCAGTTGTTACCAATAGTCAAAGAAATGTAACTGACATGTTATCAGATATTATTATGGGAGACAACAACTCTACACTGAAGCTTCCAGTTGACACCTTTGATGAAACAACTATTAGAACATCACAACCTGGTACAGAATCTGGGAATAAAGCCATTGTTTCAGATTTGTATCTGCTTTCTTCTTCCCCTAATGTAACTAGGAATCAGCTAGAGACTGAAAAAATACACATAGCCAGTGGATTAAGTCAGGATCATCCTAATGCTATAATCTCAAATTCAGACTCAACCACTAATCCTTTTAAAGATATGCTCTCTTCTATGGTCAATTCTACTACCAATGACAGGCCAAAGGCCCCAGGAATGGGGAATGTAAATTTAACACAAAATCAAACCCATATGAGAAATATAGGCCTCAAATCAACAGATGAATCCCTTTTCATGCAAGATGTTTCAATAACTCCTTTgaccaacaaatatttaaataaaagtgaTTACATTGATACAACAAGTAGGTCCTCCACAAACAGGGACCAACAACCTGTTATTTTACAGAAGGTAACCACAAAAAGAAGCCAGCAAGATTTTATTGCATTACAAGCATCTACTACAAACAGAATACTACAAGCTGTTGTTATATCAGAGTCAGACAGAAATAGGGACCAGCAAGGCATTATTACATCACAGAAGCCTACTACAAACTGGAACCAGCAAATTGTTGGTATACTCCAATCAAACAGAGACAGGGCTCAACAAAATGTTGACACACCCCAATCAACTAGAAACAGGGACCAACAAGGTATTGATACAGCACAGAAGCCTACCACAAATGTGAACCAGCACGTTGTTGATATATCTCAGCTCAACAGAGATTGGGCTAAACAAGATGTTGGTAGCACACAGCCAACTGGAAATAGGGACCAGCTAAGTGGTGTTACATTACATGAATTCACTACAGTTAAAGGCCAGTTAGTTGCTGTTACACAGAAGTCTATCATAGACTTGAATCAGCAAGATGCTTCTCTACAAATGTATACTGTCACCGTGACAACTCCTTATCACAGGACATACACAACAGTCGAACCTCCTCCGCCTCAGCATTCTCAGGGCATTGTGTCCCCAACAATACCTATTACAGAGAGTAACACTGATACCACTGTTTGGTCCCAGGATTTGAATTTATTGAAAAACACAGTAAAAGCTGATAATGATAATCTGACCATCAGAGCTGGCCATCGAGCTGATTTTCAGATTGACAATAACATTAAGAAAGAGCAGCCAACTGACTCTGAAGAAGATATTGGTGTAACTACTTTTATGTCTGCAGGATTTGGTTGGGTAAAGATTCCTGTCAATAAAACTTTACCTGACAATAACATTAGAAATGACACTCATTATATTTTTACCAAAAAGGGTTATAAAAAGCCCATGAAACTCAGTACTGTCACCGAATCTATGAAAGGCTCACTACTAGCATCTATAATCACAAACAACACTGACAGATTAACAACTAACCAGAATGTGGATGTTACTAATACTAAACCACTACATAGCTTTCACCCTACACAAAATTCTACTGCAACAAGATTGAATGTAATTAAACCCGTAGATTCTAatgttttagcttcatttgctCCTGAGGAAGAGCTTGTAACTAGTAAAATAACTGagaaaaatgttatttatatgGTGAATCATGATACATCCATAGTAAACCCTCTTGAGATTAATGCAAATACAAATTATAATTCGATAACTAATACTCTGAATATTACAACAGCATTTACACCTAACATCACTCAAAGAAAGGTTCAACATTCTGCCTCAACTGAGAGCTCTCCAAGATCAATATCAACAGAAATAAAGCATTTACAAAATGTTCCTACTTTTGGGCAAAACAAATCTTTGACACAAAAATCTTTGTTAAATGTAACTTCTGATCTTCTTCAAGTGTCAAGCTCTAAATGGTCCCAGGATCTGACTAAAACACATCCACTACATACCTCTGTTCCTCAGTTTAAAAGTGATACAACCCAAAATGTGCCCACTACATCAAACCAATTTATATCCTCACCAAAATTTATATCAGATCAACAGCAATTCactaataattctttgaatcgtGAGGCAATGACTGTATCTTCTCCAAAGCCTCTCACTTCAATTAATAGTTTTACCACACCAAATCCTCCATATATGGGTTTGGTATCATCTTCAAACCAATCTGTTATGAAATTAAAAGTAACCCAAAATAGTATTCCTGACaatgtgtttggagtaaaagcgGTAACTGCAACAGCTTCTAGCTTCACAGCCACACAGTCTTctttagaaaagaaacaaaaaacaagtaATTCATAG
- the LOC115216395 gene encoding uncharacterized protein LOC115216395 isoform X2, whose product MESKFSDSTCLEKEFSQQDSSIEFSVVRSSSLLDFLNYSDCITQAEGEPAGSSLTETSAPVSSEHIFQQSNLRKQWIASVSILSFSLMVITITFIMVFLTHGEVITYLHMDVLNVRYHPAMKNKTSKQFKEISVPFCHEINRYIKSSYLSEIQKGCTLKNITKSHSYIGLGVLLAFKNSNKLSSPDQIRDIIISKSNLQLVNQKIYIKINRFLIPYKSLRVHLIKAVSSAAPFFIKETDNHLEFAVPNDVDENTTWNYHLQLSTNKNVTDQTSSVTMVSTEMITDANTETGIIHDSIKRQENSLKAAVTTPSWTSYTGVWGYRFLTAITSKSFDLQHSKELSDVFNFLHNKTPVEKSSDIFTNLTRNISEDITGLDVGKGHNNQSEITQVNLSITTLTPHRENNIDLRTKQENNSHESINVKTGINIKPSGSGWLAIPFQYLTRGSAQSKRNSSSINMNIKHKQQKSHKELPAEFGIINSNEAVTVQNYMANTDMNKDNSLRGSNNLVEITNNPFDLSEKNDSNIFKSTLIPVKTDKSSYKDYIGKQRNLNSDIKNIPVVTNSQRNVTDMLSDIIMGDNNSTLKLPVDTFDETTIRTSQPGTESGNKAIVSDLYLLSSSPNVTRNQLETEKIHIASGLSQDHPNAIISNSDSTTNPFKDMLSSMVNSTTNDRPKAPGMGNVNLTQNQTHMRNIGLKSTDESLFMQDVSITPLTNKYLNKSDYIDTTSRSSTNRDQQPVILQKVTTKRSQQDFIALQASTTNRILQAVVISESDRNRDQQGIITSQKPTTNWNQQIVGILQSNRDRAQQNVDTPQSTRNRDQQGIDTAQKPTTNVNQHVVDISQLNRDWAKQDVGSTQPTGNRDQLSGVTLHEFTTVKGQLVAVTQKSIIDLNQQDASLQMYTVTVTTPYHRTYTTVEPPPPQHSQGIVSPTIPITESNTDTTVWSQDLNLLKNTVKADNDNLTIRAGHRADFQIDNNIKKEQPTDSEEDIGVTTFMSAGFGWVKIPQYYCILTCIRNPLILGA is encoded by the exons ATGGAATCTAAATTCAGTGACAGCACTTGTTTGGAAAAAGAATTTTCTCAG CAAGACAGTTCCATTGAATTCTCTGTCGTCCGCTCCAGTAGTTTGCTCGACTTTCTCAATTATTCCGATTGTATCACTCAGGCTGAAGGTGAACCAGCAGGCTCAAGCCTTACAGAAACATCAGCTCCAGTTTCTTCTGAACATATTTTCCAACAATCTAATCTCCGAAAACAATGGATTGCTTCTGTTTCaattctgtcattctctctcatGGTTATCACAATCACTTTTATCATGGTTTTCCTTACACATG GTGAGGTCATCACATATCTCCACATGGATGTGCTCAATGTACGTTATCACCCAGCAATGAAGAATAAAACATCGAAACAGTTCAAAGAAATATCTGTGCCATTCTGTCATGAG ATAAATCGCTATATAAAATCAAGTTACCTGTCTGAAATTCAAAAGGGTTGCACTCTCAAAAATATAAC aaaatcTCACAGTTACATTGGATTGGGTGTCCTCCTTGCtttcaagaacagcaacaagtTGTCTAGCCCTGATCAAATTCGtgatattattatatctaaatcAAATTTGCAACTGGTCAATCAGAAAATTTATATCAAGATAAATCGTTTCTTGATACCTTATAAATCATTAAGGGTGCATCTTATCAAAGCAGTATCTTCTGCAGCACCTTTCTTTATTAAAG aGACAGATAATCACTTGGAATTTGCCGTACCAAATGATGTCGATGAAAATACCACTTGGAATTACCATCTACAATTAAGTACCAATAAAAATGTTACTGATCAAACCAGTTCTGTGACAATGGTCAGTACTGAAATGATAACTGATGCTAACACAGAAACAGGTATAATTCATGATTCCATAAAGAGACAAGAAAATTCACTTAAAGCTGCTGTTACTACACCCAGCTGGACAAGTTATACAGGAGTTTGGGGTTATAGATTCCTTACAGCAATCACAAGCAAATCGTTTGATCTTCAACACTCAAAAGAATTAAgtgatgtttttaattttctccacAACAAAACTCCAGTTGAGAAAAGTTCTGATATCTTTACAAATCTAACGAGAAATATCAGTGAGGACATTACTGGCCTAGATGTTGGCAAAGGTCACAATAATCAATCTGAAATCACACAAGTGAACTTGTCCATAACTACATTGACCCCACATAGAGAAAATAACATTGATCTCAGGACTAAGCAAGAGAACAATTCGCATGAATCAATCAATGTAAAAACTGGTATTAACATAAAACCTTCTGGTTCTGGTTGGTTGGCCATTCCTTTTCAGTATTTAACAAGAGGTTCTGCACAAAGCAAACGAAATTCATCAAGCATAAACATGAATATTaagcataaacaacaaaaatctcaTAAAGAACTGCCAGCAGAATTTGGGATTATAAATTCCAACGAAGCTGTAACAGTTCAAAATTATATGGCAAACACTGACATGAATAAAGATAATTCTTTGCGAGGATCCAATAATCTAGTGGAGATTACAAATAATCCATTTGATCTTTCTGAAAAGAATGACAGTAACATATTCAAGAGTACGCTTATACCTGTTAAAACTGATAAGAGTAGCTACAAAGATTATATAGGAAAACAGAGGAATCTTAATTCAGATATCAAGAATATTCCAGTTGTTACCAATAGTCAAAGAAATGTAACTGACATGTTATCAGATATTATTATGGGAGACAACAACTCTACACTGAAGCTTCCAGTTGACACCTTTGATGAAACAACTATTAGAACATCACAACCTGGTACAGAATCTGGGAATAAAGCCATTGTTTCAGATTTGTATCTGCTTTCTTCTTCCCCTAATGTAACTAGGAATCAGCTAGAGACTGAAAAAATACACATAGCCAGTGGATTAAGTCAGGATCATCCTAATGCTATAATCTCAAATTCAGACTCAACCACTAATCCTTTTAAAGATATGCTCTCTTCTATGGTCAATTCTACTACCAATGACAGGCCAAAGGCCCCAGGAATGGGGAATGTAAATTTAACACAAAATCAAACCCATATGAGAAATATAGGCCTCAAATCAACAGATGAATCCCTTTTCATGCAAGATGTTTCAATAACTCCTTTgaccaacaaatatttaaataaaagtgaTTACATTGATACAACAAGTAGGTCCTCCACAAACAGGGACCAACAACCTGTTATTTTACAGAAGGTAACCACAAAAAGAAGCCAGCAAGATTTTATTGCATTACAAGCATCTACTACAAACAGAATACTACAAGCTGTTGTTATATCAGAGTCAGACAGAAATAGGGACCAGCAAGGCATTATTACATCACAGAAGCCTACTACAAACTGGAACCAGCAAATTGTTGGTATACTCCAATCAAACAGAGACAGGGCTCAACAAAATGTTGACACACCCCAATCAACTAGAAACAGGGACCAACAAGGTATTGATACAGCACAGAAGCCTACCACAAATGTGAACCAGCACGTTGTTGATATATCTCAGCTCAACAGAGATTGGGCTAAACAAGATGTTGGTAGCACACAGCCAACTGGAAATAGGGACCAGCTAAGTGGTGTTACATTACATGAATTCACTACAGTTAAAGGCCAGTTAGTTGCTGTTACACAGAAGTCTATCATAGACTTGAATCAGCAAGATGCTTCTCTACAAATGTATACTGTCACCGTGACAACTCCTTATCACAGGACATACACAACAGTCGAACCTCCTCCGCCTCAGCATTCTCAGGGCATTGTGTCCCCAACAATACCTATTACAGAGAGTAACACTGATACCACTGTTTGGTCCCAGGATTTGAATTTATTGAAAAACACAGTAAAAGCTGATAATGATAATCTGACCATCAGAGCTGGCCATCGAGCTGATTTTCAGATTGACAATAACATTAAGAAAGAGCAGCCAACTGACTCTGAAGAAGATATTGGTGTAACTACTTTTATGTCTGCAGGATTTGGTTGGGTAAAGATTCCT